In the genome of Streptomyces collinus, one region contains:
- a CDS encoding cell division protein SepF: protein MAGAMRKMAVYLGLVEDDGYDGRGFDPDDDFEPELDPEPERDHRRHEPSHQPHVSHQPQRDEEVRVVQPSAPREQAARSASLPAESSRPARIAPVASITQERASLEKNAPVIMPKVVSEREPYRITTLHPRTYNEARTIGEHFREGTPVIMNLTEMDDTDAKRLVDFAAGLVFGLHGSIERVTQKVFLLSPANVDVTAEDKARIAEGGFFNQS from the coding sequence ATGGCCGGCGCGATGCGCAAGATGGCGGTCTACCTCGGCCTCGTGGAGGACGATGGGTACGACGGCCGCGGATTCGACCCCGACGACGACTTCGAACCCGAACTGGACCCGGAGCCCGAGCGGGACCACCGACGGCACGAGCCGTCCCACCAGCCGCACGTCTCACATCAGCCCCAAAGGGACGAAGAGGTACGAGTCGTACAGCCGTCCGCGCCCCGCGAACAGGCCGCCCGCTCCGCTTCGCTCCCCGCGGAATCCAGCCGCCCGGCGCGCATCGCGCCCGTGGCATCCATCACACAAGAACGCGCAAGTCTGGAGAAGAACGCACCGGTGATCATGCCCAAGGTCGTGTCCGAACGAGAGCCTTACCGGATCACCACGCTTCACCCACGGACCTACAACGAGGCCCGTACCATCGGGGAACACTTCCGTGAAGGCACCCCGGTGATCATGAATCTGACTGAGATGGATGACACAGATGCAAAGCGACTTGTCGACTTTGCCGCCGGTCTGGTGTTTGGTCTTCACGGCAGTATCGAGCGGGTGACGCAGAAGGTGTTCCTGTTGTCGCCTGCTAACGTCGATGTCACGGCGGAGGACAAGGCCCGCATCGCAGAGGGCGGGTTCTTCAACCAGAGCTGA
- a CDS encoding YggS family pyridoxal phosphate-dependent enzyme, with amino-acid sequence MTDRKDELAANLAKVERRIADACATAGRARDEVTLIVVTKTYPASDVRILAELGVRHVAENRDQDAAPKAEACSDLPLTWHFVGQLQTNKVRSVVGYADFVQSVDRSKLVTALSKEAVRAGRDVGCLLQVALDADESGRGERGGTGPGGIGELADLVAGSPGLRLDGLMTVAPLTGEYAGREQEAFERLMVLSTDLRRSHPAATMVSAGMSTDLEQAVAAGATHVRVGSAVLGVRPRLG; translated from the coding sequence ATGACGGACCGTAAGGACGAACTCGCCGCGAATCTGGCGAAAGTGGAACGGCGCATCGCCGACGCGTGCGCCACGGCTGGGCGGGCGCGCGACGAGGTGACCCTCATCGTGGTCACCAAGACCTATCCCGCGAGTGATGTGCGGATCCTCGCCGAACTCGGCGTGCGGCACGTCGCCGAGAACCGCGACCAGGACGCGGCCCCCAAGGCCGAGGCCTGCTCGGATCTGCCGCTCACCTGGCACTTCGTGGGTCAACTCCAGACCAACAAGGTGCGATCGGTGGTCGGTTACGCGGATTTCGTGCAGTCCGTCGACCGTTCCAAGCTCGTCACAGCTCTGTCGAAGGAGGCCGTCCGGGCCGGGCGCGATGTGGGGTGTCTGCTTCAGGTGGCACTCGACGCCGATGAGAGCGGCCGGGGCGAGCGGGGCGGGACCGGGCCCGGCGGAATCGGGGAGTTGGCCGATCTCGTTGCCGGGTCCCCGGGTCTGCGGCTCGACGGACTGATGACCGTCGCGCCGCTCACGGGGGAGTACGCGGGACGCGAACAGGAGGCCTTCGAGCGGCTGATGGTTTTGTCGACCGACCTGCGCCGGAGTCATCCGGCTGCCACCATGGTCTCGGCAGGGATGAGTACGGACCTCGAACAGGCCGTGGCGGCCGGAGCGACACATGTGCGCGTCGGCAGCGCGGTACTCGGAGTCCGCCCCAGGCTCGGGTAA
- the pgeF gene encoding peptidoglycan editing factor PgeF yields the protein MIGQRESASGAHFGFTDRWGGVSAAPYEELNLGGAVGDDPDAVRTNRDLAAGSLGIEPDRVVWMNQVHGADVAVVDGPWGSSDPVPSVDAIVTTRRGLALAVLTADCVPVLMADPVAGVAAAAHAGRPGMIAGVVPAALRAMTDLGAEPSRIVARTGPTVCGRCYEVPEAMRAEVSAVEPAAYADTSWGTPAVDVSAGVHAQLDRLGVRDREQSPVCTLESRDHFSYRRDRTTGRLAGYVWLD from the coding sequence GTGATAGGACAGCGCGAAAGCGCGAGCGGCGCGCACTTCGGCTTCACCGACCGGTGGGGCGGGGTGAGCGCCGCTCCGTATGAGGAGCTCAACCTCGGCGGAGCGGTCGGCGACGACCCCGACGCCGTACGCACCAACCGGGACCTGGCCGCGGGGTCCCTCGGCATCGAGCCGGACCGGGTCGTCTGGATGAACCAGGTGCACGGCGCCGACGTCGCGGTGGTGGACGGACCGTGGGGATCTTCGGACCCGGTCCCGTCGGTCGACGCGATCGTCACCACGCGCCGGGGGCTCGCCCTCGCCGTGCTCACCGCCGACTGCGTGCCGGTGCTGATGGCCGATCCCGTCGCCGGTGTCGCCGCCGCGGCCCACGCGGGCCGGCCCGGCATGATCGCCGGAGTGGTCCCGGCCGCGCTGCGAGCGATGACGGACCTGGGCGCCGAGCCCTCCCGGATCGTCGCCCGCACCGGGCCCACCGTCTGCGGCCGGTGTTACGAAGTGCCCGAGGCGATGCGCGCCGAGGTGTCCGCCGTCGAGCCGGCGGCGTACGCCGACACGAGTTGGGGCACACCGGCGGTCGACGTGAGCGCCGGAGTGCACGCCCAGCTGGATCGGCTCGGGGTGCGCGACCGGGAGCAGTCGCCGGTGTGCACGCTGGAGTCGCGCGATCACTTCTCGTACCGCCGCGACCGCACCACCGGTCGGCTCGCGGGTTATGTGTGGCTGGACTGA
- the ftsZ gene encoding cell division protein FtsZ, with protein MAAPQNYLAVIKVIGVGGGGVNAINRMIEVGLKGVEFIAINTDAQALLMSDADVKLDVGRELTRGLGAGANPAVGRKAAEDHREEIEEVLKGADMVFVTAGEGGGTGTGGAPVVANIARSLGALTIGVVTRPFTFEGRRRANQAEDGIAELREEVDTLIVIPNDRLLSISDRQVSVLDAFKSADQVLLSGVQGITDLITTPGLINLDFADVKSVMSEAGSALMGIGSARGDDRAVAAAEMAISSPLLEASIDGARGVLLSISGGSDLGLFEINEAAQLVSEAAHPEANIIFGAVIDDALGDEVRVTVIAAGFDGGQPPAKRDNVLGSSSAKREEPAPARQTESRPSFGSLGSVTPKEDPEPAPEPVKDIPVAPPVTPAPRTYSDSAAEELDVPDFLK; from the coding sequence GTGGCAGCACCGCAGAACTACCTCGCAGTCATCAAAGTCATCGGTGTCGGCGGCGGTGGTGTCAATGCCATCAACCGGATGATCGAGGTCGGTCTCAAGGGCGTCGAGTTCATCGCCATCAACACCGACGCGCAAGCTCTGTTGATGAGCGACGCCGACGTCAAGCTGGACGTCGGCCGTGAACTCACCCGCGGACTCGGCGCCGGAGCCAACCCGGCCGTCGGCCGCAAGGCCGCCGAGGACCACCGTGAGGAGATCGAGGAGGTCCTCAAGGGGGCCGACATGGTCTTCGTGACAGCCGGTGAAGGCGGCGGCACCGGCACCGGCGGCGCGCCCGTCGTGGCCAACATCGCCCGCTCGCTCGGTGCCCTCACCATCGGTGTGGTCACGCGTCCGTTCACCTTCGAGGGACGGCGCCGCGCGAACCAGGCCGAGGACGGCATCGCCGAACTCCGCGAAGAGGTCGACACCCTCATCGTCATCCCGAACGACCGGCTGCTGTCCATCTCGGACCGCCAGGTCTCGGTGCTGGACGCCTTCAAGTCGGCCGACCAGGTCCTGCTCTCCGGTGTCCAGGGCATCACCGACCTCATCACCACCCCGGGCCTCATCAACCTCGACTTCGCCGACGTCAAGTCGGTCATGTCCGAGGCCGGCTCGGCCCTGATGGGCATCGGCTCGGCCCGCGGCGACGACCGCGCGGTGGCCGCCGCCGAGATGGCGATCTCCTCGCCGCTGCTGGAGGCGTCCATCGACGGCGCCCGCGGTGTCCTGCTCTCCATCTCCGGCGGCTCCGACCTCGGTCTGTTCGAGATCAACGAGGCCGCCCAGCTGGTGAGCGAGGCCGCGCACCCCGAAGCCAACATCATCTTCGGCGCGGTGATCGACGACGCCCTAGGCGACGAGGTCCGGGTCACCGTGATCGCGGCCGGCTTCGACGGCGGCCAGCCGCCCGCCAAGCGGGACAACGTCCTCGGCTCCTCCTCGGCCAAGCGCGAGGAGCCGGCCCCGGCGCGGCAGACCGAGAGCCGCCCGTCCTTCGGATCGCTCGGCAGCGTGACCCCGAAGGAGGACCCGGAGCCCGCTCCGGAGCCGGTCAAGGACATCCCGGTCGCGCCGCCGGTCACGCCGGCGCCGCGGACCTACTCGGACAGCGCGGCCGAGGAACTGGACGTACCGGACTTCCTCAAGTGA
- a CDS encoding cell division protein FtsQ/DivIB, protein MAGSTTAERGERQQESSGPPPRLRSRRARLRAIVLLGLALVFLGIPTVWLFYGSDWLRAEQVSVSGTRVLTPAQVESAAEVPLGKPLISVDTGAIETRLRRKLPRIDAVDVVRSWPHGIDLKVVERTPVLIVHKGEKFVEVDDEGVRFATVSEAPKGVPALELTLSRSSSAAASLRRFGESRLVREAVRVARAVPAAVARETRTVKVRSYDDISLELRDGRTVVWGSSEKGAAKARTLTALMKATPDAGYFDVSVPTAPASSRS, encoded by the coding sequence GTGGCCGGATCGACCACCGCCGAACGCGGTGAACGCCAGCAGGAGTCGTCCGGCCCGCCGCCCCGCCTGCGGTCGAGGCGGGCCAGGCTCCGCGCGATCGTCCTCCTGGGCCTCGCCCTGGTCTTCCTCGGCATCCCGACGGTCTGGCTCTTCTACGGCTCCGACTGGCTGCGCGCCGAGCAGGTCTCCGTGTCCGGCACCCGGGTTCTGACGCCCGCTCAGGTCGAGTCCGCCGCGGAGGTTCCACTCGGGAAGCCGCTGATTTCCGTCGACACCGGTGCGATCGAGACACGATTGCGCCGGAAATTGCCCCGAATCGACGCGGTTGACGTGGTCCGTTCCTGGCCTCATGGAATCGACCTGAAAGTGGTGGAGCGGACTCCGGTTCTGATTGTCCACAAGGGTGAAAAGTTCGTCGAAGTGGACGATGAAGGTGTCCGCTTCGCCACGGTTTCTGAAGCCCCGAAAGGCGTCCCCGCGCTGGAATTGACGCTCTCCCGGTCCAGCTCCGCCGCCGCGAGCCTGCGCCGCTTCGGCGAGTCCCGGCTGGTGCGCGAGGCGGTCCGTGTCGCCCGCGCGGTTCCGGCCGCCGTCGCGCGCGAGACACGGACCGTCAAGGTCCGTTCCTACGACGACATCTCGCTGGAGTTGAGGGACGGCCGCACGGTCGTCTGGGGGAGCAGCGAGAAGGGCGCCGCGAAGGCCCGTACCCTCACCGCCCTGATGAAAGCAACGCCCGATGCGGGGTACTTCGACGTGAGTGTGCCCACCGCCCCGGCGTCATCGCGGAGTTGA
- the murG gene encoding undecaprenyldiphospho-muramoylpentapeptide beta-N-acetylglucosaminyltransferase, with the protein MHVVLAGGGTAGHIEPALALADALRRQDPSVGITALGTERGLETRLVPERGYELALIPAVPLPRKPTPELITVPGRLRGTIKATEQILERTRADAVVGFGGYVALPGYLAAKRLGVPIVIHEANARPGLANKIGSRYASQVAVSTPDSKLRGARYIGIPLRRSIATLDRAAVRPEARAAFGLDPNLPTLLVTGGSQGARRLNEVVQQVAPWLQQAGIQILHAVGPKNELPQVHQMPGMPPYIPVSYLDRMDLAYAAADMMLCRAGAMTVAELSAVGLPAAYVPLPIGNGEQRLNAQPVVKAGGGLLVDDAELTPEWVQQNVLPVLADPHRLYQMSRSAAEFGRRDADELLVGMVYEAIAASRAHR; encoded by the coding sequence GTGCATGTCGTACTCGCCGGCGGAGGAACCGCGGGCCACATCGAGCCCGCGCTCGCCCTCGCGGACGCCCTGCGCAGGCAGGACCCGAGCGTGGGCATCACGGCCCTGGGCACGGAGCGCGGCCTGGAGACCCGTCTCGTACCCGAGCGCGGGTACGAACTCGCGCTGATCCCCGCCGTTCCGCTGCCGCGCAAGCCCACCCCCGAACTGATCACCGTCCCGGGCCGGCTGCGCGGCACGATCAAGGCGACCGAGCAGATCCTGGAGCGCACCAGGGCCGACGCCGTGGTCGGCTTCGGCGGCTACGTCGCCCTGCCCGGCTACCTCGCGGCCAAGCGCCTGGGCGTGCCGATCGTGATCCACGAGGCCAACGCCCGCCCGGGCCTGGCCAACAAGATCGGCTCGCGGTACGCCAGCCAGGTCGCCGTCTCCACGCCCGACAGCAAGCTGCGGGGAGCCCGCTACATCGGCATCCCACTGCGCCGCTCCATCGCCACGCTCGACCGGGCCGCCGTACGCCCCGAGGCCCGGGCCGCGTTCGGGCTCGACCCGAACCTGCCCACGCTGCTGGTCACCGGCGGCTCGCAGGGCGCCCGCCGCCTCAACGAGGTCGTCCAGCAGGTCGCGCCCTGGCTCCAGCAGGCCGGGATCCAGATCCTGCACGCGGTCGGCCCGAAGAACGAGCTGCCGCAGGTCCACCAGATGCCGGGAATGCCCCCCTACATCCCGGTAAGTTATCTGGACCGGATGGACCTCGCGTACGCCGCGGCCGACATGATGCTCTGCCGTGCGGGCGCGATGACCGTCGCCGAACTCTCCGCCGTCGGGCTCCCGGCCGCCTATGTCCCGCTGCCCATCGGCAACGGCGAACAGCGGCTCAATGCCCAGCCGGTGGTCAAGGCCGGCGGCGGACTGCTGGTCGACGACGCGGAGCTGACCCCCGAGTGGGTCCAGCAGAACGTCCTGCCCGTGCTCGCCGACCCGCACCGGCTGTACCAGATGTCCCGCAGTGCCGCCGAGTTCGGCCGCCGGGACGCCGACGAGCTGCTCGTCGGCATGGTGTACGAGGCGATCGCCGCCAGTCGTGCACACCGATAG
- the ftsW gene encoding putative lipid II flippase FtsW: MPTSRTGRPPTPRAPKRPAAPRLARENRVLSLYARARRGWDRPLTAYYLILGGSLLITVLGLVMVYSASQITALQMSLPGSYFFRKQLLAAGIGTGLLLAASRMPVRLHRALAYPILAGAVFLMILVQIPGIGVSVNGNQNWISLGGSFQIQPSEFGKLALVLWGADLLARKQDRKLLTQWKHMLVPLVPAAFMLLGLIMIGGDMGTAIILTAILFGLLWLAGAPTRLFAGVLSIAAVLGLILIKTSPNRMARLQCLGATEPQSGPVDCWQAVHGIYALASGGIFGSGLGASVEKWGQLPEAHTDFIFAVTGEELGLAGTLSVLALFAALGYAGIRVAGRTEDPFVRYAAGGVTTWITAQAVINIGAVLGLLPIAGVPLPLFSYGGSALLPTMFAIGLLIAFAREDPAARMALAMRQPRFGRKRGAGGTGSGRSPRRWNTMRRRASAARSSGER; the protein is encoded by the coding sequence ATGCCCACCAGCCGCACCGGACGGCCTCCGACCCCACGCGCCCCCAAGCGCCCCGCCGCGCCCCGGCTCGCGCGGGAGAACCGCGTCCTGAGCCTCTACGCCCGCGCACGCAGGGGCTGGGACCGGCCGCTGACCGCCTACTACCTGATCCTCGGCGGCAGTCTGCTGATCACCGTGCTGGGCCTGGTGATGGTCTACTCGGCCTCCCAGATCACCGCGCTGCAGATGTCGCTGCCCGGTTCGTACTTCTTCCGCAAGCAGTTGCTCGCGGCGGGGATCGGCACCGGTCTGCTGCTCGCGGCCTCGCGGATGCCGGTGAGACTGCACCGGGCGCTCGCCTACCCCATCCTCGCGGGCGCCGTCTTCCTCATGATCCTGGTGCAGATCCCGGGGATAGGGGTGTCGGTCAACGGCAACCAGAACTGGATCTCCCTCGGCGGCTCCTTCCAGATCCAGCCCAGTGAGTTCGGCAAGCTCGCCCTCGTGCTGTGGGGCGCCGACCTGCTCGCCCGCAAGCAGGACAGGAAGCTGCTGACCCAGTGGAAGCACATGCTCGTGCCGCTGGTGCCGGCCGCGTTCATGCTGCTCGGCCTGATCATGATCGGCGGCGACATGGGCACCGCGATCATCCTCACGGCCATCCTGTTCGGCCTGCTCTGGCTGGCAGGCGCCCCTACGCGGCTGTTCGCCGGGGTGCTGTCGATCGCCGCCGTCCTCGGCCTGATCCTCATCAAGACCAGCCCCAACCGCATGGCCCGGCTGCAGTGCCTGGGCGCCACCGAACCCCAGTCGGGGCCCGTCGACTGCTGGCAGGCCGTGCACGGGATCTATGCCCTCGCCTCCGGCGGAATCTTCGGTTCCGGGCTGGGTGCGAGTGTGGAGAAATGGGGCCAACTCCCCGAAGCCCACACCGACTTCATCTTCGCCGTCACCGGTGAGGAACTGGGCCTGGCGGGGACGCTGTCGGTACTCGCCCTCTTCGCGGCTCTAGGCTATGCGGGTATCCGCGTGGCCGGACGCACGGAGGACCCCTTCGTGAGGTATGCCGCGGGAGGCGTGACCACCTGGATCACGGCCCAGGCCGTGATCAACATCGGTGCGGTGCTCGGTCTGCTGCCGATCGCCGGAGTCCCCCTCCCGCTGTTCTCCTACGGGGGATCCGCCCTGTTGCCGACCATGTTCGCCATCGGGTTGCTGATCGCCTTCGCGCGTGAGGACCCCGCTGCGCGGATGGCGCTTGCGATGCGGCAACCCCGCTTTGGTAGAAAGCGGGGGGCGGGGGGCACCGGTTCCGGTCGGAGTCCCCGGAGATGGAACACGATGCGACGGCGTGCCTCGGCGGCGCGCTCGTCCGGAGAGCGGTGA
- the murD gene encoding UDP-N-acetylmuramoyl-L-alanine--D-glutamate ligase, giving the protein MGSGQVISSEPFDFQGKHVTVAGLGVSGVPAAKALHGLGASVTVVNDGADERARAQAAELEALGITVRLGDGDTLPEGSELIVTAPGWKPDKPLFAAAEQAGVPVWGDVELAWRLRGPDAAPWLAVTGTNGKTTTVQMLASILKAAGLRTAAVGNIGVSLLDAVLGEEQYDVLAVELSSYQLHWAPSLRAHSAAVLNLAPDHLDWHGSMEAYAADKGRIYEGNRVACVYNADATDKPSTEDLVREADVEEGCRAVGFTLGTPGPSQLGVVEGLLVDRAFVEDRHKNAQELAEVGDVNPPAPHNIANALAAAALARAYGVPARAVRDGLRAFTPDAHRIAHVADVDGVAYVDDSKATNTHAAEASLAAYEPIVWIAGGLAKGATFDELVAKSAKRLRGAVLIGADRALIRDALARHAPQVPVVDLDRNDTGAMRAAVREARKLAHAGDTVLLAPACASMDMFANYNKRGDAFADAVRELGSADG; this is encoded by the coding sequence ATGGGTAGCGGACAAGTGATCTCCTCGGAGCCCTTCGACTTCCAGGGCAAGCACGTCACCGTCGCCGGGCTCGGCGTCTCCGGCGTCCCGGCGGCCAAGGCGCTGCACGGCCTCGGCGCGAGCGTCACGGTCGTCAACGACGGTGCCGACGAGCGCGCCCGGGCGCAGGCGGCCGAGCTGGAGGCGCTCGGCATCACCGTGCGCCTCGGCGACGGCGACACCCTGCCCGAGGGCTCCGAGCTGATCGTCACCGCGCCCGGCTGGAAGCCGGACAAGCCGCTGTTCGCGGCGGCGGAGCAGGCGGGCGTGCCCGTCTGGGGAGACGTCGAACTGGCCTGGCGCCTGCGCGGCCCCGACGCCGCCCCGTGGCTCGCCGTCACCGGCACCAACGGCAAGACCACCACCGTCCAGATGCTGGCGTCGATCCTGAAGGCGGCGGGCCTGCGCACGGCGGCCGTCGGCAACATCGGCGTCTCTCTGCTGGACGCGGTGCTCGGCGAGGAGCAGTACGACGTCCTGGCCGTGGAACTCTCCAGCTACCAGCTGCACTGGGCGCCCTCCCTGCGCGCCCACTCGGCGGCCGTGCTGAACCTCGCCCCCGACCACCTCGACTGGCACGGCTCCATGGAGGCGTACGCCGCCGACAAGGGCCGTATCTACGAGGGCAATCGCGTCGCCTGCGTCTACAACGCGGACGCCACCGACAAGCCGTCCACCGAGGACCTGGTCCGCGAGGCCGACGTCGAGGAGGGCTGCCGCGCCGTCGGCTTCACCCTCGGCACCCCGGGCCCGTCCCAACTCGGCGTCGTGGAAGGCCTCCTGGTCGACCGCGCCTTCGTCGAGGACCGGCACAAGAACGCCCAGGAGCTCGCCGAGGTCGGCGACGTCAACCCGCCGGCCCCGCACAACATCGCCAACGCCCTCGCCGCGGCGGCCCTCGCCCGCGCCTACGGCGTGCCCGCCAGGGCCGTGCGGGACGGCCTGCGGGCCTTCACCCCGGACGCCCACCGCATCGCGCACGTGGCCGACGTGGACGGGGTCGCCTACGTCGACGACTCCAAGGCCACCAACACGCATGCCGCGGAAGCCTCGTTGGCGGCCTACGAGCCGATCGTGTGGATCGCGGGCGGCCTCGCGAAGGGCGCGACCTTCGACGAACTGGTCGCCAAGTCGGCGAAGCGGCTGCGGGGCGCCGTACTGATCGGCGCGGACCGCGCGCTCATCCGGGATGCCCTCGCGCGACACGCCCCACAGGTACCCGTCGTCGACCTCGACCGGAACGACACTGGGGCGATGCGCGCGGCGGTCCGGGAGGCGCGGAAACTCGCTCACGCGGGCGACACGGTGCTGCTGGCTCCGGCCTGTGCCTCCATGGACATGTTCGCCAACTACAACAAGCGCGGGGACGCTTTCGCGGACGCCGTCCGTGAGCTCGGCTCCGCCGACGGCTGA
- the mraY gene encoding phospho-N-acetylmuramoyl-pentapeptide-transferase: MKQILFAGVIGLFLTLVGTPLLIKLLARKGYGQYIRDDGPREHASKRGTPTMGGIAFILATVAAYFLAKVITGYLDPDVDAAPTFSGLLVLGLMVGMGLVGFLDDYIKIVKRRSLGLRAKAKMAGQLIVGIAFAVLSLQFADAQGQTPASTKLSFVYDFGWSIGPVLFVVWALFMILAMSNGVNLTDGLDGLATGASVLVFSAYTFIGVWQFQESCVNAETLTNPTACYEVRDPLDLAVVSSALMGACLGFLWWNTSPAKIFMGDTGSLALGGVLAGLAICSRTELLLAILGGLFVLITMSVVIQVGSFRLTGKRVFRMAPLQHHFELKGWSEVLVVVRFWIIQGICVVVGLGLFYAGWVADK, encoded by the coding sequence ATGAAGCAGATCCTGTTCGCAGGAGTCATTGGTCTCTTTCTCACGCTGGTCGGCACCCCGCTGCTGATCAAGCTCCTCGCGCGTAAGGGCTACGGCCAGTACATCCGCGACGACGGCCCGCGCGAGCACGCCAGCAAGCGCGGTACGCCGACCATGGGCGGCATCGCCTTCATCCTGGCGACGGTCGCCGCGTACTTCCTGGCCAAGGTGATCACGGGTTACCTGGACCCGGACGTCGACGCGGCGCCGACCTTCTCGGGCCTGCTGGTGCTGGGCCTGATGGTCGGCATGGGCCTGGTCGGCTTCCTCGACGACTACATCAAGATCGTCAAGCGGCGTTCGCTCGGTCTGCGCGCCAAGGCGAAGATGGCCGGCCAGCTGATCGTCGGCATCGCCTTCGCGGTGCTGTCGCTGCAGTTCGCGGACGCCCAGGGCCAGACCCCGGCGTCCACCAAGCTCTCCTTCGTCTATGACTTCGGCTGGTCCATCGGGCCGGTGCTGTTCGTCGTCTGGGCGCTGTTCATGATCCTCGCGATGTCGAACGGCGTGAACCTGACGGACGGTCTGGACGGCCTCGCCACCGGCGCGTCCGTGCTGGTGTTCAGTGCCTACACCTTCATCGGCGTCTGGCAGTTCCAGGAGTCCTGCGTGAACGCGGAGACCCTGACGAACCCGACGGCCTGTTACGAGGTGCGCGACCCGCTCGACCTCGCGGTCGTCTCCTCCGCGCTGATGGGCGCCTGCCTCGGCTTCCTGTGGTGGAACACCTCGCCGGCCAAGATCTTCATGGGCGACACCGGTTCGCTCGCCCTCGGCGGTGTGCTCGCCGGTCTCGCGATCTGCTCCCGCACCGAGCTGCTGCTCGCCATCCTCGGCGGCCTGTTCGTCCTCATCACCATGTCCGTGGTGATCCAGGTCGGCTCCTTCCGCCTCACCGGGAAGCGCGTCTTCCGGATGGCGCCACTTCAGCACCACTTCGAACTCAAAGGCTGGTCCGAAGTGCTCGTGGTGGTTCGTTTCTGGATCATCCAGGGCATTTGCGTGGTAGTCGGACTCGGTCTCTTCTACGCGGGATGGGTAGCGGACAAGTGA
- a CDS encoding UDP-N-acetylmuramoyl-tripeptide--D-alanyl-D-alanine ligase, with product MIALSLAEIAEVVGGQTHDIPDPSVQVTGPVVRDSREAGPGSLFVAFAGERVDGHDFAASVVEAGAVAVLGTRPVGVPAIVVDDVQTALGALARHVVRRLGATLVALTGSAGKTSTKDLIAQVLQRKAPTVFTPGSLNNEIGLPLTALSATEETRFLVLEMGARGIGHISYLAGLTPPKVGLVLNVGSAHIGEFGGREQIAQAKGELVEALPSEADGGTAILNADDPYVRAMAARTKAKVIFFGESGEADVRAENVRLTDTGQPSFRLHTPSGASDVTMRLYGEHHVSNALAAAAVAHELGMSADEIAVALSEAGSLSRWRMEVTERPDGVTVVNDAYNANPESMRAALRALAAMGKGRRTWAVLGKMAELGDEALAEHDAVGRLAVRLNVSKLVAVGGREAAWLQLGAYNEGSWGEESVHVSDAQAAVDLLRSELRPGDVVLVKASRSVGLESVAQALVETGAEGEVSAR from the coding sequence GTGATCGCCCTCTCCCTCGCCGAGATCGCAGAAGTCGTCGGCGGGCAGACGCACGACATACCGGATCCGTCCGTCCAGGTCACCGGCCCGGTCGTCCGGGACTCCCGCGAGGCGGGGCCGGGCAGCCTGTTCGTGGCCTTCGCCGGGGAGCGCGTGGACGGCCACGACTTCGCGGCGTCGGTCGTCGAGGCGGGAGCGGTGGCCGTGCTCGGCACCCGCCCCGTCGGCGTACCGGCCATCGTCGTGGACGACGTCCAGACCGCCCTCGGCGCCCTCGCCCGGCACGTCGTACGCCGCCTCGGTGCCACCCTCGTCGCCCTCACCGGCTCGGCGGGCAAGACCAGCACCAAGGACCTCATCGCGCAGGTGCTCCAGCGCAAGGCGCCGACGGTGTTCACGCCCGGCTCGCTCAACAACGAGATCGGACTGCCGCTGACCGCGCTGAGCGCCACCGAGGAGACCAGGTTCCTGGTCCTGGAGATGGGCGCCCGCGGTATCGGGCACATCAGCTACCTCGCCGGCCTGACGCCCCCCAAGGTCGGCCTGGTCCTCAACGTGGGCAGCGCCCACATCGGCGAGTTCGGCGGCCGCGAGCAGATCGCGCAGGCCAAGGGTGAGCTGGTCGAGGCGCTGCCGTCCGAGGCCGACGGCGGCACCGCGATCCTCAATGCGGACGACCCCTACGTACGGGCCATGGCCGCCCGTACGAAGGCGAAGGTGATCTTTTTCGGAGAGTCCGGCGAAGCGGACGTTCGAGCCGAGAACGTGCGACTCACGGACACCGGACAGCCCTCGTTCAGGCTTCACACACCCTCCGGTGCAAGCGATGTGACCATGCGCCTGTACGGTGAGCACCACGTGTCGAACGCGCTCGCCGCGGCCGCCGTCGCCCACGAGTTGGGCATGTCCGCTGACGAGATCGCCGTCGCGCTCTCCGAGGCGGGCTCCCTCTCCCGCTGGCGGATGGAGGTCACCGAGCGCCCGGACGGCGTGACGGTCGTCAACGACGCCTACAACGCGAACCCCGAGTCCATGCGAGCCGCTCTGCGCGCGCTCGCGGCGATGGGCAAGGGGCGTCGTACGTGGGCGGTGCTCGGCAAGATGGCCGAGCTCGGGGACGAGGCTCTCGCCGAGCACGACGCGGTCGGGCGGCTCGCCGTCCGGCTCAACGTCAGCAAGCTCGTCGCGGTCGGTGGCAGGGAAGCCGCCTGGCTGCAACTGGGCGCATATAACGAGGGTTCGTGGGGTGAGGAGTCGGTGCACGTGTCCGACGCACAGGCGGCGGTCGACCTGTTGCGCAGCGAGTTGCGCCCAGGGGACGTCGTGCTCGTGAAGGCGTCCCGTTCGGTCGGCCTCGAGAGCGTGGCGCAGGCGCTCGTCGAGACCGGTGCCGAGGGTGAGGTTTCCGCCCGATGA